The Haloplanus natans DSM 17983 DNA segment CGCCACCGGACAGTTCGGTCGACGATTGGGTGCGATATATGCAGGAACGAGACGTCGAACGCGTCTGCTGTCTGCTCGACGAGACACAGCTGAGCGAGTACGACGACCCCCTCGACATCTACGTGGCGGCGTTCGGTGAGGATCGCGTGAGGCACGCGCCGATCGAGGATTTCAGCGTCGTCGACCGGCAGACGCTCCACGAGACGATCCTGCCGTTTCTCGACGCGTCGACCGCCGCCTCGGAACGAGTCGTCGTCCACTGTTCGGCGGGCTCGGGCCGAACGGGACACGTGCTGGCGCTCTGGCTGGCACACGATCGAGGCTGTAGCGTCGAGGACGCCGTCGCCGAAGTACGTCGAATGGGACGTCGGCCGCTCGAGGCCGCGAGTAGGGCAGACTTGCGCGCGTTGCTGTAGTAGACTGTCATACCGGATGCGGTAACGCCTCTCAGCTGTGAAATCCGATCTCCCGCCAACAGTGCTCACGATAGGATCGGTCGGTGCGATTAGGTAGCTTGGACGACTACTCACCCATATGGACGATCACACCCGAGACGACACTGTGGGCCCCCCAACCTCGGGAGATCCCTCCGGGTGGGATACCGGCCGTGGACCATCTAACGGGTGGGAACACGGCACGCTCCGACGAGCAGTAATTCACGGCGTCCGTCTCTACAACGCCGGCGAGTACCACGAGGCGCATGATTGTTTTGAAGCAGAGTGGTACAACTACGGAAGCGGGTCGACGGAGAGCGCCTTCCTCCACGGGATGGTCCAAGTTGCCGCGGGCGCCTACAAACACGTCGACTTCGAGAACGACGACGGCATGCGCTCGCTGTTCGAGACAGCGCTCCAGTATCTCCACGGCGTGCCTGGCGACTACTATGGTGTGAACGTCGACGACGTGCGGGCGACCCTACAGGCTGCGCTCGACGATCCGGACGCACTCGATGGCTGGAAAATCGAGCTCGATGGCGACCGCCCCGTCGCGATGGACCACGACCGTGAGTACGCCGAGCGGCTGGAGTAACCGCTGGGATTAATTGGTACTTCTGAAATCAATCTCGAAGCAGTCGTGAGATTCGTGAAACGCGCCGGAGTTGTAGAGCCGGACGCCGTGGACGACGGCCTTGCGGAGCGTCCCGTGTTCCCACCCGTTCGACTCGCCGCGGTCGGCCCGCCAGCCGGTCGGGTCGCCCGAGACGGGTGGGCCGACGGTGTAATCGCGGGTGTGATCGTCCATAGTGGCTGCAGGCGGTCCACGGAGGTAATGGCTACGGCGTGTGCCTGTGCGGCAATCACGCGCCGCGACGGGACGGAAACGCACTTGAACGCCCGCGGCTAGATGTCGGTAATGAGGATTCGAGAGTTCGGCGAGGACCCCGAGGTGGCGGTCGTTGCCGGGGTCCACGGCGACGAACCCTGTGGCCCGGACGCGGTCGAGTCGTTGCTTGCGGAGCCGCCGGCGTTCGAGCGGCCGGTGAAGTTCGTCGTCGCCAACGAGAAGGCTCTCGACCGCGGCGTGCGCTACCTAGACGAGGACCTCAACCGGGCGTTCCCGGGCGACGCCGACGCGGCGAGCCACGAAGGGCGGCTGGCCCGCCGACTCGTGACCGAACTCGACGGCTGTGCGACCCTCGCTCTCCACTCGACGCAGTCGTACGCGGGGCCGTTCGCGCTGGTGGATACGGTCGACCCCGAGACGGCGGGGATCTGCGCTCGCCTGCCGGTCGACGCGGTGGTGGAGACGGACGCGTACGCCGGCGGTCGGTTGATCGACTACCCCCGGACGGTCGAGGTGGAGTGTGGGCTCCAGTGGTCGGAGGGGGCCGTCGAAAACGCCGCGGAACTCGTCCGGGCGTTTCTGGCGGCGACGGGGGTGCTGGCGGACCCGGGCCGCGACCCCCGCGACGACGTGCCGGTCTTTCGCCTCGCCGGGCGCGTGTCGAAAGCGTCGGCCGACGAGTACGAGGTGTTCGTCGAGAACTTCGAGCGCGTGCCGGACGGCGTCCCCTTCGCCGCGGCCGACGGCGAGAAGTGTGTGGCCGAGGAGCCGTTCTATCCGATCCTGATGTCCGCGGGCGGGTACGAAGATGTCTTCGGGTACGCGGGCGAGCGTGTGGGCCGACTGGCCGATTACGAGGTGTCCTCGCGTGGCGCGAGTTCGACCAGCGTCAGGTCGCGGTCGAGCATACAGTAGTCGTGGGGCGGGTCGCCGAGCACCTCGTCGATGCGGTATTCGGCGTCGAAGTCGACCCCGTCCGGGACGCAGTAGGCGTGGCTGGGGCAGTCGGTGTACGGACACGAACCGGCGAGTGTCGCCTTGCTTCCGGCGTAGGCGACTTTCGATGGGACGTTCGCGGGGACGGGCGCCGGTTCGACTTCGACGGCGCGAACGCCGCCGTCGTGGACCGCACAATCGAGCGTCTGGGCGTTCTCGCGAACGTCCGTGATCCGGTACCGCGTCCCCGGTGAGAGATCGAGGCATTGGCTGCGGTACGGGCAGCCCTCGCACGCGCTCGATTCACCACGGAAGACGAACTCGCGGCCGACCTCGGCGAGACGCGTCCCGATGAGCGTGACCTCGGACATGGGGAGTCGTTCTCGGTCAGGGTGGTTAAGCCTCGCGACCGACGAGTTCGTCGAGGCGGTCGAAGTAGTCCTCACGGGGGACCTGGTAGGCGCCGCGGTAGTCGACATCGCCGGCCGCGAACGCGCGAGCGAGGTCGAGAGCGGCCTTGGCGCCCGCCTCGCGGGTATCGGCCGTCTCCACCCGCGCCTCGACTTCCGGTTCGAGAAACAGCGTGATCGTCCAGCCGTCGTCCCGACGGGCTCCGGGGCGGCGGCGGGGCGACCCCGGCGAGACGTATATCGTCGGGAGACAGGGGGCCGGGAACGCGTCGGTGTCGAACACGTCCGGCCGGTAGGCCAGGATCGCCCGACCGCCCGCCTCCTCGTGCCAGAGCGTCCACCCCGCGGGGAGGTCGTCGAAGCTCATATTTCCCTCTCGTCCCGGCGAGCGTATAGTCCCCCCGGCACGAGGGGCCGCGCGAACGACCTCCGATCCTAACCGTTCGTCTTCGCGCAGACGGCACGCCGAATGGTCTCGAATCGGGAGGCACCGTCCGAATCGGTCGTGACGGACATGGACGACTCCTCGGGTGGACCGAAACAAGATTTATGTATGCTGAATACTGACAGTGTTTATAGTCTCGGTTACCAGCGGACCGAGCAGCCGTCGGTCGGACGCCCCGCCATCCCCTCGCCGCTCCAACGACCAGCATCCCGCGGTCGGGCGTGTCTTGTGGTATGCAGTGCCACACCATGCGACGATCGGTGGCCGGGCGACTGACGGGCGCGCTCGGGTCCGAGACTTCGAGAGACAATGACGAAGGAAACCCTCGAAGACCTCAGCCAGCATTACAAGGAATCGGTTCCGGCGGACCTCCGCGAAGCGAAGGCGTTCGACTGGTATCTGGACGAGGTGTACGACGATCCGCGGATCGCCCGAAACGCCCACCAGCGCGTCGCCGACATGTTCGACTACTACGGGACGGAGTACGACGAGGATGCCGGCGTCGTCGAGTACCTCATGGCCTCGGAGGATCCCTTACACGACGGGGAGAACACCTTCTACGGCCGCGAGGTTCACGAGTCGATCCACGAGTTCGTCAACAAGGTAAAAAGCGGCGCCCGGGGGCTCGGCCCGGAGAAACGCATCAAGCTCCTGCTCGGCCCCGTCGGCTCCGGCAAGTCGCATTTCGACTGGATGGTCCGGCGATACTTCGAGGACTACACCATGGACGACGAGGGTCGGATGTACACCTTCCGGTGGACCAACCTCTGTGACATCGTCCGCGATCAGGACCCCGCGGACGATACGGTCGTCTCACCGATGAACCAGGACCCCATCGTGCTCCTCCCGCAGGAACAGCGCGACCGGGTGTTAGAGCGGTTGAACGAGGAACTCGACGCGCCCTACACCGTCCGCAACGAGCAGTCGCTCGACCCCGCGAGCGAGTTCTACATGGACCGCCTGCTGGCCCACTACGACGACGACCTGAAGGCCGTCCTCGACAACCACGTCGAAGTCGTTAGGCTGGTCGCCTCCGAGAACAAGCGCCAGTGTGTCGAGACGTTCGAGCCGAAGGACAAGAAAAATCAGGACGAGACGGAACTGACAGGCGACGTCAACTACTCGAAAATTGCCATCTACGGCGAGTCGGACCCGCGCGCGTTCGACTACTCCGGCGCCTTCTGTAACGCCAATCGCGGGCTGTTCAGCGGGGAGGAGTTGCTGAAGCTTCAGCGGGAGTTCCTCTACGACTTCCTGCACGCCTCACAGGAGCAGACGATCAAGCCGAAAAACAACCCCCGCATCGACATCGACCAGGTGATCGTCGGCCGCACCAACATGCCCGAATACCGGGACAAGAAGGGCGACGAGAAGATGGAGGCGTTCAACGACCGAACGAAGCGGATCGACTTCCCGTACGTCCTCGAGTACTCCGAGGAGGCCGAAATCTACCGGAAGATGCTCCGAAACGCGGACGTACCGGACATGCACATCGAACCCCACGCGATGGAGATGGCGGGGCTGTTCGGCGTACTCACCCGTATCACGGAGCCAAACGGCGAGAACGTCACACTCGTCCAGAAGGCCAAGGCCTACAACGGCGAAATCGACGAGGCGGACGACGTGGACGTAAAGAAACTGCGCGAGGAGGGCGAACAGTCGGCCGATATCGCCGAGGGGATGGACGGCGTCTCCGCGCGGTTCATCGGTGAC contains these protein-coding regions:
- a CDS encoding protein-tyrosine phosphatase family protein — its product is MYNFAPAAEDERIVFGACRPNHPRRAPPDSSVDDWVRYMQERDVERVCCLLDETQLSEYDDPLDIYVAAFGEDRVRHAPIEDFSVVDRQTLHETILPFLDASTAASERVVVHCSAGSGRTGHVLALWLAHDRGCSVEDAVAEVRRMGRRPLEAASRADLRALL
- a CDS encoding DUF309 domain-containing protein is translated as MDDHTRDDTVGPPTSGDPSGWDTGRGPSNGWEHGTLRRAVIHGVRLYNAGEYHEAHDCFEAEWYNYGSGSTESAFLHGMVQVAAGAYKHVDFENDDGMRSLFETALQYLHGVPGDYYGVNVDDVRATLQAALDDPDALDGWKIELDGDRPVAMDHDREYAERLE
- a CDS encoding M14 family metallopeptidase; translation: MRIREFGEDPEVAVVAGVHGDEPCGPDAVESLLAEPPAFERPVKFVVANEKALDRGVRYLDEDLNRAFPGDADAASHEGRLARRLVTELDGCATLALHSTQSYAGPFALVDTVDPETAGICARLPVDAVVETDAYAGGRLIDYPRTVEVECGLQWSEGAVENAAELVRAFLAATGVLADPGRDPRDDVPVFRLAGRVSKASADEYEVFVENFERVPDGVPFAAADGEKCVAEEPFYPILMSAGGYEDVFGYAGERVGRLADYEVSSRGASSTSVRSRSSIQ
- a CDS encoding UPF0179 family protein, whose product is MSEVTLIGTRLAEVGREFVFRGESSACEGCPYRSQCLDLSPGTRYRITDVRENAQTLDCAVHDGGVRAVEVEPAPVPANVPSKVAYAGSKATLAGSCPYTDCPSHAYCVPDGVDFDAEYRIDEVLGDPPHDYCMLDRDLTLVELAPREDTS
- a CDS encoding DUF5820 family protein; translation: MSFDDLPAGWTLWHEEAGGRAILAYRPDVFDTDAFPAPCLPTIYVSPGSPRRRPGARRDDGWTITLFLEPEVEARVETADTREAGAKAALDLARAFAAGDVDYRGAYQVPREDYFDRLDELVGREA
- a CDS encoding PrkA family serine protein kinase, whose product is MTKETLEDLSQHYKESVPADLREAKAFDWYLDEVYDDPRIARNAHQRVADMFDYYGTEYDEDAGVVEYLMASEDPLHDGENTFYGREVHESIHEFVNKVKSGARGLGPEKRIKLLLGPVGSGKSHFDWMVRRYFEDYTMDDEGRMYTFRWTNLCDIVRDQDPADDTVVSPMNQDPIVLLPQEQRDRVLERLNEELDAPYTVRNEQSLDPASEFYMDRLLAHYDDDLKAVLDNHVEVVRLVASENKRQCVETFEPKDKKNQDETELTGDVNYSKIAIYGESDPRAFDYSGAFCNANRGLFSGEELLKLQREFLYDFLHASQEQTIKPKNNPRIDIDQVIVGRTNMPEYRDKKGDEKMEAFNDRTKRIDFPYVLEYSEEAEIYRKMLRNADVPDMHIEPHAMEMAGLFGVLTRITEPNGENVTLVQKAKAYNGEIDEADDVDVKKLREEGEQSADIAEGMDGVSARFIGDEIAEAIMDATHRGRAYLSPLSVFTHFERNLENHGSIPEENVERYHRYLELVREEYKERAIEDVRHALAYDVDEIQRQGEKYMDHVMAYIDDATVTDELTGREQEPDETFLRSVEEKLEIPSDRKDDFRQEVSNWVSRRAREGEGFDPQDNDRLRRALERKLWEDKKHNINFSALVSANELDDDERSAWVDALIEQGYSREGAQEVLEFAGAEVAKSELEG